A genomic stretch from Falco naumanni isolate bFalNau1 chromosome 4, bFalNau1.pat, whole genome shotgun sequence includes:
- the MYDGF gene encoding myeloid-derived growth factor, with product MAAGAPAERPRPALTPPARRSPSFLSKMAAPSGRSGRRVWAALVPAALLCLAARAAEGPSTADFDVRPGGEVHSFSRSLGDYTCTFTYSAQGGTNEQWQMNIGVSEDNLLFSCSIWRPQGKSYLFFTQFKAEVKGAKIEYAMAYSQAAVGGQSDVPLKQEEFEITETTVSHREGKFRFELSKLMIVAKTPRDEL from the exons ATGGCCGCCGGGGCGCCCGCTGAGCGGCCGCGGCCCGCGCTGACCCCTCCCGCCCGCCGTAGCCCGAGCTTCCTTTCCAAGATGGCGGCGCCCAGCGGGAGGAGCGGCCGGAGGGTGTGGGCCGCGCTGGTGCCCGCCGCCCTGCTGTGCCTGGCGGCCCGGGCGGCGGAGGGGCCCAGCACGGCCGACTTCGACGTGCGGCCCGGCGGGGAGGTCCACTCCTTCTCCCGGAGCCTG GGGGACTACACCTGCACCTTCACGTACTCAGCTCAGGGAGGGACGAATGAG CAATGGCAGATGAACATTGGAGTCAGCGAAGACAACCTGCTCTTTTCCTGCTCCATCTGGAG gcCCCAGGGGAAGTCTTATCTCTTCTTTACCCAGTTTAAAGCTGAAGTGAAAGGAGCCAAGATAGAGTATGCCATGGCTTAT TCTCAAGCTGCAGTAGGTGGACAAAGTGACGTCCCCttaaaacaggaagaatttgAAATCACCGAGACAACAG TGTCTCACAGGGAAGGCAAGTTCCGTTTCGAACTGTCCAAACTCATGATTGTAGCAAAAACACCCCGTGACGAGCTGTGA
- the LOC121086270 gene encoding procathepsin L-like isoform X1, translated as MLGARAMLLGLLLALLGCAAALDPALQEAWEGWKSLHAKEYPEEAEATRREVWEKNLQRIQQHNQEESQGQHTFRLAMNHLGDLTDEEFNQLLNGFTPARREQPALLFQASAVLKTPAEVDWRAKGYVTPVKNQGHCGSCWAFSATGALEGLVFNRTGKLAVLSEQNLIDCSRKLGNNGCHGGYMTHAFQYVHDNGGLNSEHVYPYTATDSSSCRYNPQDRAANCSTIWLVAQGSEVALEQAVAAVGPVSVAVDASSFQFHFYKSGIFSSMFCSQRVNHGMLAVGYGMSQEHGRNISYWILKNSWSEVWGEQGYIRLLKGTDNQCGVANQASFPML; from the exons ATG CTGGGTGCCAGGGCCATGCTGCTGGGgctcctgctggccctgctgggctgtgctgccgCGCTGGATCCTGCCCTGCAGGAGGCCTGGGAAGGGTGGAAGAGCCTCCACGCCAAGGAGTACCCGGAG GAGGCTGAGGCTACGCGTAGGGAGGTCTGGGAGAAGAACCTGCAGCGCATCCAGCAGCACAACCAGGAGGAGTCACAGGGGCAGCACACCTTCCGCCTGGCCATGAACCACCTCGGGGACCTG ACGGATGAGGAGTTTAACCAGCTCCTGAACGGCTTCACCCCAGCACGGCgggagcagccagcactgctctTCCAAGCGTCGGCAGTTCTGAAGACCCCAGCAGAAGTGGACTGGCGGGCGAAGGGCTACGTGACACCTGTAAAGAACCAG GGGCACTGCGGGTCGTGCTGGGCATTCAGTGCTACGGGGGCCTTGGAGGGGCTTGTTTTCAACCGGACAGGGAAGCTGGCAGTGCTGAGCGAGCAGAACCTCATTGATTGCTCCCGAAAGCTGGGCAACAACGGCTGCCATGGTGGCTACATGACCCACGCCTTCCAGTACGTGCACGACAATGGTGGCTTGAACTCGGAGCACGTCTACCCCTACACAGCCACG GACAGTTCCAGCTGCCGATACAACCCCCAGGACAGGGCAGCCAACTGCTCCACCATCTGGCTGGTGGCCCAGGGCAGTGAGGTGGCACTGGAGCAGGCGGTGGCAGCCGTGGGCCCCGTCTCTGTGGCAGTAGATGCCAGCAGCTTCCAATTCCACTTCTACAAGTCAG gcATCTTCAGCAGCATGTTTTGCAGCCAGCGAGTGAACCACGGGATGCTGGCCGTGGGTTATGGCATGAGCCAGGAGCACGGGCGCAACATCAGCTATTGGATCTTAAAGAACAG CTGGTCAGAGGTGTGGGGCGAGCAGGGCTACATCCGCCTGCTGAAGGGCACCGACAACCAGTGCGGCGTGGCCAACCAGGCCAGCTTCCCCATGCTGTGA
- the TNFAIP8L1 gene encoding tumor necrosis factor alpha-induced protein 8-like protein 1: MDTFSTKNLALQAQKKLLSKMATKTIANVFIDDTSSEILDELYRATKEYTHNRKEAQKIIKNLIKIVMKLGVLYRNGQFSPEELLVMERFRKKVHTLAMTAVSFHQIDFTFDRRVMSGVLTECRDLLHQAVNGHLTAKSHSRINHVFNHFADYEFLSALYGPSEPYRTHLKRICEGVNKMLEEDNI; this comes from the coding sequence ATGGACACCTTCAGCACCAAGAACCTGGCCCTGCAGGCCCAGAAGAAGCTCTTGAGCAAGATGGCCACCAAGACCATAGCCAATGTCTTCATTGATGACACTAGCAGCGAGATCTTGGATGAGCTCTACCGGGCCACCAAGGAGTACACCCACAACCGCAAAGAGGCTCAGAAGATCATAAAAAACCTCATCAAGATTGTCATGAAGTTGGGCGTGCTCTACCGCAACGGGCAGTTCAGCCCCGAGGAGCTGCTGGTGATGGAGCGTTTTCGCAAGAAGGTACATACCTTGGCCATGACAGCCGTCAGCTTCCACCAGATAGACTTCACCTTTGACCGCAGGGTCATGTCAGGTGTCCTGACAGAGTGCCGGGACCTGCTGCACCAGGCTGTCAATGGCCACCTGACAGCCAAATCTCACTCCCGCATCAACCACGTCTTCAATCACTTTGCAGACTATGAGTTTCTCTCGGCTCTCTACGGGCCGTCCGAGCCCTACCGCACCCACCTGAAGAGGATCTGCGAAGGGGTTAACAAGATGCTGGAGGAGGACAACATATGA
- the LOC121086270 gene encoding procathepsin L-like isoform X2 yields the protein MLLGLLLALLGCAAALDPALQEAWEGWKSLHAKEYPEEAEATRREVWEKNLQRIQQHNQEESQGQHTFRLAMNHLGDLTDEEFNQLLNGFTPARREQPALLFQASAVLKTPAEVDWRAKGYVTPVKNQGHCGSCWAFSATGALEGLVFNRTGKLAVLSEQNLIDCSRKLGNNGCHGGYMTHAFQYVHDNGGLNSEHVYPYTATDSSSCRYNPQDRAANCSTIWLVAQGSEVALEQAVAAVGPVSVAVDASSFQFHFYKSGIFSSMFCSQRVNHGMLAVGYGMSQEHGRNISYWILKNSWSEVWGEQGYIRLLKGTDNQCGVANQASFPML from the exons ATGCTGCTGGGgctcctgctggccctgctgggctgtgctgccgCGCTGGATCCTGCCCTGCAGGAGGCCTGGGAAGGGTGGAAGAGCCTCCACGCCAAGGAGTACCCGGAG GAGGCTGAGGCTACGCGTAGGGAGGTCTGGGAGAAGAACCTGCAGCGCATCCAGCAGCACAACCAGGAGGAGTCACAGGGGCAGCACACCTTCCGCCTGGCCATGAACCACCTCGGGGACCTG ACGGATGAGGAGTTTAACCAGCTCCTGAACGGCTTCACCCCAGCACGGCgggagcagccagcactgctctTCCAAGCGTCGGCAGTTCTGAAGACCCCAGCAGAAGTGGACTGGCGGGCGAAGGGCTACGTGACACCTGTAAAGAACCAG GGGCACTGCGGGTCGTGCTGGGCATTCAGTGCTACGGGGGCCTTGGAGGGGCTTGTTTTCAACCGGACAGGGAAGCTGGCAGTGCTGAGCGAGCAGAACCTCATTGATTGCTCCCGAAAGCTGGGCAACAACGGCTGCCATGGTGGCTACATGACCCACGCCTTCCAGTACGTGCACGACAATGGTGGCTTGAACTCGGAGCACGTCTACCCCTACACAGCCACG GACAGTTCCAGCTGCCGATACAACCCCCAGGACAGGGCAGCCAACTGCTCCACCATCTGGCTGGTGGCCCAGGGCAGTGAGGTGGCACTGGAGCAGGCGGTGGCAGCCGTGGGCCCCGTCTCTGTGGCAGTAGATGCCAGCAGCTTCCAATTCCACTTCTACAAGTCAG gcATCTTCAGCAGCATGTTTTGCAGCCAGCGAGTGAACCACGGGATGCTGGCCGTGGGTTATGGCATGAGCCAGGAGCACGGGCGCAACATCAGCTATTGGATCTTAAAGAACAG CTGGTCAGAGGTGTGGGGCGAGCAGGGCTACATCCGCCTGCTGAAGGGCACCGACAACCAGTGCGGCGTGGCCAACCAGGCCAGCTTCCCCATGCTGTGA